In Epilithonimonas zeae, a single window of DNA contains:
- the dprA gene encoding DNA-processing protein DprA, giving the protein MTSEEYLYILALKQCKNIGNINLKKLIANIGSAKKVWESSTKSLLSTSGIGKQTIQNIGNKEFLLIAEKEIKLCEKQGINIISQTDQLYPKHLLNCDDSPVVLFYKGNLNPDRNPVSMVGTRKMTSYGKTFIQDLLAGLSGSKVSTVSGLALGVDSCVHEESLKNKIPTIAVLAQGLSSIYPARNKTLANKILENNGALITEYASFEGMAKENFLQRNRIIAGFSSNLIVVETAYGGGSVTTVSFANQYNRDIFALPGKITDIYSQGCNQLISLNKAEPIVDINSLIKNLNFIPQTELFPKEEAKIEIDPEKKDHHKILAIMTENKTISLDELAEKSGILHHKLLPILLDLEIYGYINCLSGRQYQLN; this is encoded by the coding sequence ATGACTTCCGAAGAATATCTTTACATTCTTGCGCTGAAACAGTGCAAAAACATTGGTAACATCAATCTTAAAAAGCTGATTGCAAATATCGGCTCAGCCAAAAAAGTTTGGGAATCTTCTACCAAATCTCTTCTTTCTACATCCGGAATTGGTAAACAAACAATTCAGAATATCGGGAATAAAGAATTTCTGCTCATTGCTGAAAAAGAAATTAAACTTTGTGAAAAACAAGGCATCAACATTATTTCTCAAACTGATCAACTCTATCCAAAACATCTTTTGAATTGCGACGATTCTCCCGTAGTTCTTTTTTACAAAGGAAATCTGAATCCTGACAGAAATCCTGTTAGTATGGTTGGAACCAGAAAAATGACTTCTTACGGAAAGACTTTTATTCAGGATTTACTTGCCGGATTATCGGGTTCTAAAGTTTCGACAGTCAGTGGTTTGGCTTTAGGTGTGGATTCTTGCGTTCACGAAGAGTCTTTGAAAAATAAAATTCCAACCATTGCTGTTTTAGCACAAGGTTTAAGTTCGATTTATCCTGCCAGGAACAAAACTTTAGCCAATAAAATTCTTGAAAATAACGGCGCACTCATAACTGAATATGCCTCTTTCGAAGGAATGGCCAAAGAAAATTTTTTACAAAGAAATAGAATCATCGCCGGATTTTCTTCCAATCTGATTGTCGTGGAAACGGCTTACGGTGGCGGCTCTGTTACCACTGTGAGTTTTGCCAACCAATACAATCGCGATATTTTTGCGTTGCCAGGTAAAATTACTGACATTTACAGTCAAGGTTGTAACCAGTTGATATCTCTTAACAAAGCCGAACCGATTGTCGATATCAATTCATTAATAAAAAATCTAAATTTCATTCCTCAAACCGAATTATTCCCCAAAGAAGAAGCCAAAATTGAAATTGATCCGGAGAAAAAAGATCATCACAAAATTTTAGCAATTATGACAGAAAATAAAACGATTTCTTTAGACGAATTAGCAGAAAAATCGGGCATTTTACATCACAAACTTTTGCCAATTCTTCTTGATTTAGAGATATATGGCTACATCAACTGTCTTTCCGGACGACAATATCAATTAAATTAA
- the gdhA gene encoding NADP-specific glutamate dehydrogenase, whose product MELFNVEEKIQEFMAKIEAKNPNEPEFIQAVKEVAVTVIPFIATKKEYTGMKLLERMAEPERVIIFRVPWIDDKGEIQVNRGFRIQMNSAIGPYKGGIRFHPTVNLSVLKFLAFEQVFKNSLTTLPMGGGKGGSDFDPQGKSDMEVMRFCQAFMMELCKHIGPETDVPAGDIGVGAREIGYLFGMYKKIRNEFTGVLTGKGLAYGGSLIRPEATGYGVVYFAEQMLKTINEKIEGKTVVVSGFGNVAWGVIKKINDLGGKVVTISGPDGYVYDKDGISGEKIEYLLELRASGNNRAEDYAKKYPEAQFFAGKRPWEVKCDIAFPSATQNELDLDDARALVANGCLCVTEAANMPSTLDAINYFLDNKVLFSPGKASNAGGVATSGLEMTQNSIRLNWTSDEVDARLKEIMIGIHKACRDYGKEEDGFVNYVKGANIAGFVKVAEAMLAQGVV is encoded by the coding sequence ATGGAATTATTTAACGTTGAAGAAAAGATTCAGGAGTTTATGGCAAAAATCGAAGCCAAAAACCCTAACGAACCCGAGTTTATCCAAGCTGTAAAAGAAGTTGCGGTAACCGTAATCCCTTTCATCGCTACGAAAAAAGAATATACCGGAATGAAGCTCTTAGAGAGAATGGCAGAACCGGAAAGAGTAATCATCTTCCGTGTGCCTTGGATTGATGATAAAGGAGAAATTCAGGTAAACAGAGGTTTCAGAATCCAGATGAATTCTGCAATCGGACCTTACAAAGGTGGAATCAGATTCCATCCAACGGTAAATCTTAGCGTATTGAAATTCTTAGCTTTTGAGCAAGTCTTCAAAAATAGTTTGACAACATTGCCAATGGGCGGTGGAAAAGGAGGTTCTGATTTTGATCCTCAAGGAAAATCTGATATGGAAGTTATGCGTTTCTGCCAAGCTTTTATGATGGAACTTTGCAAACACATCGGTCCGGAAACCGATGTTCCTGCAGGAGATATCGGAGTTGGCGCAAGAGAAATCGGGTACCTTTTCGGAATGTACAAAAAAATCAGAAATGAGTTTACCGGAGTTTTGACTGGTAAAGGTTTGGCTTACGGAGGATCTTTGATCAGACCAGAAGCAACTGGTTATGGCGTTGTTTACTTCGCTGAGCAAATGCTGAAAACAATCAACGAAAAAATTGAAGGTAAAACGGTTGTAGTTTCAGGTTTCGGAAACGTGGCTTGGGGTGTTATCAAAAAAATTAATGACCTTGGTGGAAAAGTAGTTACTATTTCTGGCCCAGATGGTTATGTTTATGATAAAGACGGAATCTCTGGAGAAAAAATCGAATATCTTCTTGAACTGAGAGCTAGCGGAAACAACAGAGCTGAGGATTATGCTAAAAAATATCCGGAAGCACAATTCTTCGCTGGGAAGAGACCTTGGGAAGTAAAATGTGATATTGCTTTCCCTTCTGCAACTCAAAACGAATTAGATCTGGATGATGCAAGAGCATTGGTTGCAAATGGTTGTCTTTGTGTAACCGAAGCGGCGAATATGCCTTCGACTTTAGACGCTATCAATTATTTCCTGGATAATAAAGTATTATTCTCTCCTGGAAAAGCGTCTAACGCTGGTGGTGTGGCTACTTCCGGATTGGAGATGACACAAAACTCTATCAGACTGAACTGGACTTCCGACGAAGTAGATGCGAGATTGAAAGAGATTATGATTGGCATCCACAAAGCTTGTAGAGATTACGGTAAAGAAGAAGATGGTTTTGTAAACTATGTAAAAGGTGCAAACATCGCAGGTTTCGTAAAAGTAGCTGAGGCAATGTTGGCTCAAGGTGTAGTTTAA
- a CDS encoding cupin-like domain-containing protein, which produces MGIILKPIDIVDDISKEDFLEKYLKPRKPVVIKNMARNWPAYQKWTMDYIKEVVGDVTVPLYDSAKADPAAPINAPTTEMKFADYIDLIQREPTDLRIFFFDPIKHAPKILNDYISPKELMGGFLDKYPSMFFGGKSSVTFLHYDIDLAHIFHTHFNGRKHVLLFDYKWKERLYCLPYATYALEDYDIENPDFKNFPALDGVEGIECFLEHGDTLFMPTGWWHWMKYLDGSFSLSLRAWDKSFAVKVNSLWNLTVQRGFDNFMKKNFKANYMNWKEKKAIARANYALKRGLPK; this is translated from the coding sequence ATGGGAATCATTCTAAAACCAATTGATATAGTAGACGATATTTCTAAAGAAGATTTTCTGGAAAAGTATCTCAAACCACGCAAGCCTGTTGTGATAAAAAATATGGCGAGAAACTGGCCGGCTTACCAAAAATGGACGATGGATTATATAAAGGAAGTTGTAGGCGATGTAACTGTTCCTTTGTATGACAGTGCAAAAGCGGATCCTGCGGCTCCAATCAATGCGCCGACTACCGAGATGAAGTTTGCTGATTATATCGACCTCATCCAAAGAGAACCGACTGATCTTAGAATCTTCTTCTTTGATCCCATAAAACACGCTCCAAAAATTCTGAATGATTATATTTCTCCAAAGGAATTGATGGGTGGTTTTCTGGACAAATATCCAAGTATGTTTTTCGGTGGTAAAAGTTCTGTGACTTTCTTGCATTATGACATAGATTTGGCGCATATTTTCCACACGCATTTCAATGGTAGAAAACATGTTCTTCTTTTTGATTATAAATGGAAAGAAAGGTTGTACTGTCTGCCATATGCGACCTATGCTTTGGAAGATTACGATATAGAGAATCCGGATTTCAAGAATTTCCCTGCACTGGATGGTGTAGAAGGTATAGAATGTTTCTTGGAGCACGGCGATACGCTTTTTATGCCAACAGGTTGGTGGCACTGGATGAAATATCTGGACGGAAGTTTTTCTCTTTCTCTGAGAGCTTGGGATAAAAGTTTTGCTGTAAAAGTCAATTCCCTTTGGAATCTTACAGTGCAAAGAGGTTTTGATAATTTTATGAAGAAAAATTTCAAAGCTAATTATATGAATTGGAAAGAGAAAAAAGCAATCGCAAGAGCCAATTATGCTTTGAAAAGAGGATTGCCTAAGTAA
- a CDS encoding carboxypeptidase-like regulatory domain-containing protein, whose product MKKLLSVLFILSFSMIVLAQKTISGVITDADGKPLASASVTVEEPGKNAILAYGISNAKGEYKVSVNSSEGNLDLKIKAFNQKPITQTIKNEDQKLNFSMDSQATEIQEVRLKTKLITKKGDTISYDLKSFENKNDRTLADVLKKIPGIEVNKDGTVLYQGEAINKFYVNGKDLMEGGYGTINNSLPKDAVSKVEVLENHQPVSILRDKVPSEQAALNIKLKKSVTMTGRGEIGAGFSPLLWNVKLTPMFFGQKNQWVVNYKANNNGESVENEGNLLSFGSRWEGRRSQVSANRWLNVEQAQTPDLPEKRYLLNNVHFFSANLLTSPFKNKEWELKLNANYTNNAIERDSYSNEILVNGSNIERTIHNDFYTNKAKGEMIFTKNAKKGFFKNTTTWTGMWSDNQADAFNQISADENLNAPTFNFTNSLSTILPWKDKLFNVMSYVSIQNDKQTLSSRPGRYSSFVPDPLFSTPEQFIPNNFEALRQYISLKSINTTHSASVGLSYRKWTFTPEAGISVNFNSMKSNLNGINGNESTLYGLDYQNNINWNEVQPYTQVGVNYKSQNINLNLTLPVNFYGIDYNDNLRGTGQAINKTRFEPTMFGSYDFASFFKLWIFGSIANSFGNFGDLYAGNILTNPTFVQVKSSQLPETTSRNASSRLEYRNPLNNLFFNVSYRIGNNTNNLVTNQRISPNGTILSEILERDNTSTSNSQRAEIGKYFPSFKTNFSVNFTNSNSKNYSMISDVNEDFETINERFYSIKNEGQAFGLKFNNTYFSWLSVDYNLTMNWRKSTDNSSNLTNKNSDWNHNLATYIYPSDNHTFGFIWDDITTTLAMESYRNSFFDVSYQYTWVKKKIDFEFKWLNIGNKKVYETISVNTLTNSIRRNTYNIRPSQFMFTVKFNFK is encoded by the coding sequence ATGAAAAAATTATTATCAGTTCTATTTATCCTATCTTTTTCTATGATTGTTTTGGCACAAAAAACAATTTCCGGAGTGATAACCGATGCCGATGGAAAACCGCTTGCAAGCGCAAGTGTAACAGTTGAAGAACCAGGAAAAAATGCAATCCTAGCATACGGAATTTCCAATGCAAAAGGGGAATACAAAGTTTCTGTAAACTCATCGGAAGGTAATCTGGATTTAAAAATTAAAGCCTTTAATCAGAAACCAATTACACAAACTATAAAAAACGAAGATCAAAAACTGAACTTCTCAATGGATTCTCAGGCTACAGAAATCCAGGAAGTGAGACTTAAAACAAAACTAATCACCAAAAAAGGCGACACCATTTCATACGACTTAAAGTCTTTTGAAAATAAAAATGACAGAACCTTAGCTGATGTCTTGAAAAAAATCCCAGGGATTGAGGTTAACAAAGATGGAACTGTACTTTATCAAGGTGAAGCGATTAACAAATTCTATGTTAATGGAAAAGACTTGATGGAAGGCGGTTATGGAACAATCAATAACTCGTTGCCAAAAGATGCTGTTTCCAAAGTAGAGGTTTTGGAAAATCACCAGCCGGTAAGTATTCTTAGAGATAAAGTTCCTTCTGAACAAGCTGCTCTTAACATTAAGCTAAAAAAATCTGTAACAATGACCGGTCGTGGAGAAATTGGAGCAGGCTTCAGTCCATTACTTTGGAATGTGAAATTAACACCAATGTTTTTTGGACAGAAAAATCAATGGGTTGTTAATTACAAGGCTAATAATAATGGTGAAAGTGTTGAGAATGAAGGAAATCTTTTATCTTTTGGCAGTAGATGGGAAGGCAGAAGAAGCCAAGTATCAGCAAACCGTTGGCTAAATGTAGAACAAGCTCAAACACCAGATTTACCAGAAAAAAGGTATTTATTGAATAATGTTCATTTTTTCTCTGCAAACCTATTAACAAGTCCTTTCAAAAATAAAGAATGGGAACTAAAACTAAATGCTAATTACACCAACAATGCTATTGAAAGAGATTCATATTCTAATGAAATATTAGTTAACGGATCTAATATAGAAAGAACGATACATAATGATTTCTATACTAATAAAGCTAAAGGGGAAATGATCTTTACAAAGAATGCAAAAAAAGGCTTCTTTAAAAATACTACAACGTGGACAGGAATGTGGTCAGATAACCAAGCTGATGCTTTTAACCAAATAAGTGCGGACGAAAACCTTAATGCTCCTACATTTAACTTTACAAACTCTTTAAGCACCATATTGCCTTGGAAGGATAAGTTATTCAATGTAATGAGCTATGTGAGTATCCAGAATGATAAACAAACATTAAGTTCGAGACCAGGAAGATATTCTAGCTTTGTCCCAGACCCATTATTTAGCACTCCTGAGCAATTTATTCCGAATAATTTTGAAGCATTACGTCAGTATATTTCTTTAAAAAGTATTAATACAACGCATTCTGCATCAGTTGGATTAAGCTATAGAAAATGGACTTTTACGCCAGAAGCTGGAATTAGTGTTAATTTCAATTCAATGAAATCAAATCTTAATGGAATTAATGGGAATGAATCAACTTTATATGGTTTGGATTATCAAAACAACATCAATTGGAATGAGGTTCAGCCTTATACACAAGTAGGTGTTAATTACAAATCTCAAAATATAAACTTGAATCTAACACTCCCAGTAAACTTTTATGGAATTGATTATAACGATAACTTAAGAGGAACAGGACAAGCGATCAATAAAACCAGATTTGAGCCTACTATGTTTGGTTCTTATGATTTTGCATCGTTTTTCAAACTTTGGATTTTTGGAAGTATTGCTAATAGTTTTGGAAATTTTGGAGATTTATATGCTGGAAATATTCTTACAAATCCAACCTTTGTACAAGTTAAGAGTTCTCAACTTCCTGAGACTACATCTAGAAATGCAAGTTCAAGATTAGAATATAGAAACCCGCTTAATAATTTATTCTTTAATGTAAGTTATAGAATAGGGAACAATACTAATAATTTGGTTACCAATCAGAGAATATCACCAAACGGAACAATCCTGTCAGAAATACTGGAAAGAGATAATACATCTACATCCAATAGTCAAAGAGCAGAAATAGGAAAATATTTTCCAAGTTTCAAAACAAACTTCTCTGTTAATTTTACGAATAGCAACAGTAAAAATTATAGTATGATAAGTGATGTGAATGAAGATTTTGAGACAATCAATGAAAGATTTTATTCAATTAAAAATGAGGGTCAAGCTTTTGGTCTCAAATTCAATAACACATATTTTAGCTGGCTAAGCGTAGATTATAATCTAACAATGAACTGGAGAAAAAGTACAGATAACTCTAGCAATTTAACCAATAAAAACAGTGATTGGAATCACAATTTAGCTACATATATCTATCCTTCGGACAACCATACTTTCGGATTTATATGGGATGATATAACAACAACTCTTGCTATGGAAAGCTATAGAAATTCATTTTTTGATGTTTCCTATCAATATACTTGGGTAAAAAAGAAAATTGATTTTGAGTTTAAGTGGTTAAACATTGGAAATAAAAAAGTTTATGAAACTATTTCTGTGAATACCCTTACCAACTCTATAAGAAGAAACACGTACAACATCCGTCCAAGCCAGTTTATGTTCACTGTAAAATTCAACTTCAAATAA
- a CDS encoding GLPGLI family protein yields MKKTFLLLMITLSLASFAQGTRIMYEYKFASNLEKKDSLETELMYLDIKKDGSKFYSRQKFVSDSTRDAYFKKQIATGSTNFNYRGGNGGKIGYSVSKSYPDFNIVLHTGIGNSRFSVKNENPMAWKILPDKKTIDKFEVQKATLDFGGRTWTAWFSQDFPFQDGPYKFSGLPGLILEMEDSTGTHIFKFVGSKKFDEVEKIEKEEIGSTRGGIVVKTFGVPGGKEIEVSEEQFKKQWKEYKNDPVKDTRQMLSQGNMKLTLNIDGKMMSEPSEVLRAMEKNQREEIKNNNNKIEPALYP; encoded by the coding sequence ATGAAGAAAACATTTTTATTATTGATGATTACTTTGAGCTTAGCATCATTTGCTCAAGGAACAAGGATTATGTATGAGTACAAGTTCGCTTCTAATCTCGAAAAGAAAGATTCGCTTGAGACAGAATTGATGTATCTGGACATCAAAAAAGACGGCAGCAAGTTCTACAGCAGGCAGAAATTTGTAAGTGATTCTACAAGAGATGCCTATTTTAAAAAGCAAATTGCAACAGGTTCTACCAATTTTAACTACCGTGGCGGAAATGGAGGCAAAATTGGATATTCGGTTTCCAAATCTTATCCGGATTTCAATATCGTTTTACATACCGGTATTGGTAACTCTAGATTCAGTGTTAAAAATGAAAATCCTATGGCCTGGAAAATACTTCCTGATAAGAAGACAATTGATAAATTCGAAGTTCAAAAAGCAACGCTCGACTTCGGTGGAAGAACCTGGACGGCTTGGTTTTCTCAGGATTTTCCTTTTCAGGACGGACCTTATAAATTTTCAGGATTACCAGGTTTGATTTTGGAAATGGAAGATTCTACTGGAACGCATATATTCAAGTTTGTTGGCAGCAAAAAGTTTGATGAAGTTGAGAAAATTGAAAAAGAAGAAATCGGAAGTACACGTGGCGGGATTGTTGTAAAAACATTCGGTGTTCCTGGCGGAAAAGAAATCGAGGTTTCTGAAGAGCAGTTCAAAAAACAGTGGAAAGAATACAAAAATGATCCTGTAAAAGATACACGCCAGATGCTATCACAAGGAAATATGAAGCTAACGCTGAATATTGATGGAAAAATGATGTCGGAACCTTCAGAGGTTCTGCGGGCAATGGAAAAAAATCAAAGAGAGGAAATCAAAAATAATAACAACAAAATTGAACCAGCTCTTTACCCTTAA
- a CDS encoding KdsC family phosphatase: MSYLPKLKNIKAFVFDVDGVFTDGSVYLLPDQNMSRVMSVLDGYAVVQSLKQGYIIGIITGGNDPMVKNRMEYLGIKDYYAKSSHKVSDYEDFKSKYNLQDSEILMMGDDIPDIGIMKLAEISACPANAVPEVKAISDYISPIYGGKGAVRDVIEQVMKVQGKWNLDEETKSA, from the coding sequence ATGAGTTATTTACCAAAACTTAAAAATATAAAAGCTTTCGTTTTTGATGTCGATGGCGTGTTTACAGATGGAAGCGTTTACCTTTTGCCAGACCAGAATATGTCTCGTGTGATGAGCGTTTTGGATGGTTATGCGGTGGTTCAGTCTCTGAAACAAGGTTACATCATTGGCATTATCACTGGCGGAAATGACCCAATGGTGAAAAACAGGATGGAGTATCTTGGCATCAAAGATTATTATGCTAAATCTTCTCACAAAGTTTCTGATTACGAAGATTTCAAATCCAAATATAATTTACAAGATTCCGAAATTCTAATGATGGGTGACGATATTCCGGATATCGGGATTATGAAATTAGCTGAGATTTCTGCTTGTCCAGCGAATGCAGTTCCGGAAGTGAAAGCCATTTCAGATTATATTTCACCAATTTATGGAGGCAAAGGAGCTGTGCGTGATGTGATAGAACAAGTGATGAAAGTTCAGGGAAAATGGAATCTGGACGAAGAAACAAAGTCAGCTTAA
- a CDS encoding Maf family nucleotide pyrophosphatase, which produces MKLLLASNSPRRKELLSQLGYQFDIVKIDVDESYPSDLNPNQIAEYVSAKKAKAFDVNEDEILLTSDTIVALDQKILLKPKDENEAFEMIKSLSGKIHQVYTAFTIKTSDLEISKTSKTDVEFSEISDEEIKFYINNYKPFDKAGSYGIQEWLGMAKIKHISGSFYSVMGFPVDLVYEELKKLNCFPSNL; this is translated from the coding sequence ATGAAATTATTACTCGCTTCCAATTCACCTAGACGAAAAGAATTATTATCACAATTAGGTTATCAATTCGACATCGTTAAAATCGATGTTGATGAGTCTTATCCTTCTGACTTGAATCCGAATCAAATCGCAGAATATGTCTCAGCCAAGAAAGCAAAAGCTTTCGATGTTAATGAAGACGAAATTCTTTTGACTTCGGACACCATTGTTGCATTAGACCAAAAAATTCTTCTTAAACCAAAAGACGAGAATGAAGCTTTTGAAATGATAAAAAGTCTTTCGGGAAAAATACATCAGGTTTATACAGCTTTTACAATCAAAACATCGGATTTGGAAATCAGTAAAACGAGTAAAACTGATGTGGAATTTTCTGAGATTAGCGATGAAGAAATTAAATTTTATATCAACAATTATAAACCTTTTGACAAAGCCGGATCATACGGAATCCAGGAATGGCTGGGAATGGCAAAGATCAAACACATTTCCGGTTCTTTCTATTCTGTGATGGGTTTTCCAGTGGATTTGGTTTACGAAGAACTCAAAAAACTGAATTGTTTTCCAAGCAATTTGTAA